Part of the Kamptonema formosum PCC 6407 genome, AAACCCGACAACTAGGCACATCTGGAATTGCCATCACCCCGATTATTATGGGGACTTGGCAAGCTGGTAAGCGGATGTGGGTAGGAATTGAGGATTCCGAGACAATTAAATCCATACGAGCAGCTTTTGAGGCTGGTATTACTACCATTGACACGGCTGAGGTTTACGGCGAAGGACATTCTGAGCAAATTGTAGCGCAAGCTTTGTCTGATGTACGCGATCGCGCTGTATATGCGACTAAAGTTTTTGCCAACCATTTGAAATATGACCAAGTAATAGAAGCGTGCGATCGCTCCCTCAAAAACCTCAATACTGATTATATCGACCTTTATCAAATCCATTGGCCATCGGGTAACTGGAATAGTGAAGTAGTTCCCATAGAAGAAACCATGAGCGCACTTAACAAATTGAAAGAACAAGGTAAAATTAGAGCGATCGGTGTTTCTAATTTTGACAGCGCTCAAATAGAAGAAGCTGCAAAATATGGACGTATTGATAGTTTACAGCCTCCTTATTCTCTATTCTGGCGATGGGT contains:
- a CDS encoding aldo/keto reductase; translation: METRQLGTSGIAITPIIMGTWQAGKRMWVGIEDSETIKSIRAAFEAGITTIDTAEVYGEGHSEQIVAQALSDVRDRAVYATKVFANHLKYDQVIEACDRSLKNLNTDYIDLYQIHWPSGNWNSEVVPIEETMSALNKLKEQGKIRAIGVSNFDSAQIEEAAKYGRIDSLQPPYSLFWRWVEKETMPYCVENNITIIAYSSLAQGILTGKFGADHKFEEGDHRAKSKLFKPENYARVQLALNQLRPIAERHQVSLGNLSLAWLIAQPQTNAIVGARHVEQSVENAKAAEIKLSVEELKEIDKIGLTVTDYLDENPVMWEF